The following coding sequences are from one Onychostoma macrolepis isolate SWU-2019 chromosome 24, ASM1243209v1, whole genome shotgun sequence window:
- the ngdn gene encoding neuroguidin — MAATTVGNDLIDHDLPTAVRLLNSLTEQVASVTSHVQDLIKKVREKAYQTSKGLSFLDLRYHLLLFYLQDITHLMSLKTEGESLKDNSAIHRLVTIRTVLEKMRPLDQKLKYQIDKLVRTAVTGSLAENDPLHFRPNPQNLVSKLNESENSDEDDGGGKSMGLKDPSASRKYIPPRIAPMHYDGDMTESDRQKEQIDKQKKVALRSSVIQELRQQYSDAPEEIRDRRDFQTERESREELNRKTYEESMMVRLSMTREQRLRKRGMVGMTSQLSNITRFSDISALTGGEAQDIGNPKPKKKKIIKKGKKKIFRKHK; from the exons atggcggccacCACAGTTGGAAAC GATCTTATAGACCATGATCTTCCCACTGCTGTACGTCTACTCAACAGTCTCACAGAACAG GTTGCTTCAGTAACAAGTCATGTCCAGGACCTGATAAAGAAAGTCAGAGAGAAAGCTTATCAGACTTCTAAG GGTTTGTCTTTTCTGGACTTGAGATATCATCTATTATTGTTTTACCTTCAAGACATCACACATTTGATGAGTTTAAAGACAGAAGGAGAAAGTCTGAAAGACAACAGCGCCATCCACAGGCTAGTCACCATAAGGACG GTTTTAGAGAAGATGCGTCCCCTCGATCAAAAGCTTAAATATCAAATTGATAAATTAGTGCGGACCGCAGTAACAGGCAGCCTTG CTGAGAATGACCCTCTACACTTCCGCCCTAACCCTCAGAATCTGGTCAGCAAG TTGAATGAATCCGAGAACTCGGACGAGGACGACGGAGGAGGAAAATCAATGGGGCTAAAAGATCCCTCAGCCAGCAGGAAATACATACCTCCTCGAATTGCTCCAATGCATTATG ACGGAGACATGACAGAATCAGACCGGCAGAAGGAGCAGATAGATAAACAGAAGAAAGTGGCACTCCGCAGCTCTGTCATCCAGGAGCTCCGACAGCAATACAGTGATGCTCCTGAGGAGATCAGAGACCGCAGAGACTTCCAGACCGAACGGGAAAGCAGAGAAGAGCTCAACAG GAAAACCTATGAGGAGTCCATGATGGTGCGTCTCAGTATGACACGCGAGCAGAGACTCAGGAAGAGAGGAATGGTGGGAATGACGTCACAGCTGAGTAACATCACACGATTCAGTGACATCAGCGCTCTGACCGGGGGAGAAGCACAG GATATTGGTAATCCAAAAcccaagaaaaagaaaattatcaagaaagggaaaaagaaaa TTTTCAGGAAGCACAAGTAA
- the prdm14 gene encoding PR domain zinc finger protein 14 isoform X2 — MAMSVSLSSHPAVRDRSLAVYPSLPGAHSIFHPLKSLGRMVTDAQAIMPFNFAGTPSFFSHNSHQTAVFHEQILNVSSMPYFQHMQPTQSMYPRHNEQSTGSPSEFSSPSSGKSSSASSSPVKDSLIHLQAADPSSEHTRTYSFTEEDLFTVLYGYSKKQGQNAGHAISGLSFPPSTAGRHLLPVDTEGFELPEGLSILQTNCGSLSHYGIFADKSTIPKGTRFGPFQGKLVNTSEIKTYDDNTLMWEIFEKGRLSHFVDGRGAPGNWMSLVKCARFPEEQNLIAVQCEGQIYYEACKEIRVGQELLVWYGDCYVQFLGIPLTLKDFIDDTEPLPAEDSGEGFKCDRCGKVFAYKYYRDKHLKYTRCVDQGDRKFPCHLCNRSFEKRDRLRIHILHVHEKHRPHKCSVCGKSFSQSSSLNKHMRVHSGERPYKCVYCNKAFTASSILRTHIRQHSGERPFKCKHCGKAFASHAAHDSHVRRTHSKDKPFSCDVCGTTFQDAEELKYHTKTHKKRPLLDSTVVLPGEENSLFPTKDSLHAQKQPGDNFSFPGMTSITSEYRPWN; from the exons ATGGCGATGTCGGTGTCTCTCTCCAGTCACCCCGCAGTGAGGGACAGGAGCCTGGCTGTCTACCCGTCTCTGCCCGGCGCGCACAGCATCTTCCATCCACTCAAGTCTCTGGGCCGCATGGTGACCGACGCACAGGCAATCATGCCGTTTAACTTCGCCGGGACTCCGTCTTTTTTCAGCCACAACAGCCACCAGACCGCGGTGTTCCACGAACAGATTCTCAACGTGTCCAGCATGCCGTATTTCCAGCACATGCAGCCGACACAAAGCATGTACCCCAGGCATAACGAGCAGAGCACCGGCTCTCCGTCCGAGTTCAGCAGCCCGTCCAGCGGAAAGTCTTCTTCGGCTTCGTCGTCTCCGGTTAAAGACAGTTTGATCCACCTGCAGGCCGCAGATCCATCGTCAGAGCACACGCGCACCTACAGTTTTACAGAGGAAGACCTCTTCACTGTCCTGTATGGATATTCAAAAAAACAAGGGCAAAATGCTGGACATGCCATTTCTGGACTATCATTTCCCCCTAGTACAG CTGGTCGTCATCTTCTCCCTGTTGATACCGAAGGATTTGAACTTCCAGAAG GTTTATCGATTCTCCAAACTAATTGTGGAAGCCTTTCCCATTATGGAATATTTGCTGATAAAAGCACAATTCCAAAAGGCACCAGGTTTGGACCGTTTCAGGGCAAACTTGTAAACACAAGTGAGATCAAAACCTATGATGACAACACTCTCATGTGGGag ATCTTTGAGAAAGGCCGCTTGAGTCACTTTGTGGATGGAAGAGGCGCTCCAGGGAATTGGATGTCCTTGGTGAAGTGCGCGCGCTTCCCCGAGGAGCAGAACCTGATTGCGGTCCAGTGTGAAGGCCAGATATACTATGAGGCCTGCAAAGAGATCCGAGTCGGCCAGGAACTCCTGGTCTGGTACGGAGACTGCTATGTGCAATTTCTGGGTATTCCTCTCACCCTCAAAGATTTTATTGATGACACCGAACCGCTCCCAGCTGAAG ATTCTGGAGAGGGTTTCAAGTGTGATCGCTGTGGGAAAGTGTTTGCCTACAAGTACTACAGAGACAAACACCTGAAATACACGCGCTGCGTGGATCAGGGCGACAGAAAGTTCCCCTGCCACCTCTGCAACAGGTCTTTCGAGAAAAGAGACCGGCTCCGAATCCACATTCTCCATGTGCATGAAAAACACAGACCACATAAG TGCTCCGTGTGCGGCAAAAGTTTCTCACAGTCCTCCAGTCTGAACAAACACATGCGCGTGCACTCAGGAGAGCGGCCTTACAAATGTGTTTACTGTAACAAG GCGTTCACGGCTTCCAGCATCCTCCGCACGCACATCCGCCAGCACTCCGGCGAGCGGCCGTTCAAGTGCAAACACTGCGGGAAAGCGTTCGCCTCTCACGCGGCCCACGACAGCCACGTCCGACGGACACACTCCAAAGACAAGCCCTTCTCCTGCGATGTGTGTGGAACCACTTTCCAAGATGCAGAAGAGTTGAAATATCACACGAAGACGCATAAAA AACGACCACTTTTGGACAGCACTGTTGTTCTTCCTGGAGAAGAAAACTCGCTCTTCCCCACCAAAGATTCTTTACATGCGCAGAAACAGCCGGGCGACAATTTCTCTTTTCCCGGGATGACAAGCATCACCTCCGAGTACAGACCCTGGAACTAA
- the prdm14 gene encoding PR domain zinc finger protein 14 isoform X1 — MLKIFYSQVKFSSDPPHQLMAMSVSLSSHPAVRDRSLAVYPSLPGAHSIFHPLKSLGRMVTDAQAIMPFNFAGTPSFFSHNSHQTAVFHEQILNVSSMPYFQHMQPTQSMYPRHNEQSTGSPSEFSSPSSGKSSSASSSPVKDSLIHLQAADPSSEHTRTYSFTEEDLFTVLYGYSKKQGQNAGHAISGLSFPPSTAGRHLLPVDTEGFELPEGLSILQTNCGSLSHYGIFADKSTIPKGTRFGPFQGKLVNTSEIKTYDDNTLMWEIFEKGRLSHFVDGRGAPGNWMSLVKCARFPEEQNLIAVQCEGQIYYEACKEIRVGQELLVWYGDCYVQFLGIPLTLKDFIDDTEPLPAEDSGEGFKCDRCGKVFAYKYYRDKHLKYTRCVDQGDRKFPCHLCNRSFEKRDRLRIHILHVHEKHRPHKCSVCGKSFSQSSSLNKHMRVHSGERPYKCVYCNKAFTASSILRTHIRQHSGERPFKCKHCGKAFASHAAHDSHVRRTHSKDKPFSCDVCGTTFQDAEELKYHTKTHKKRPLLDSTVVLPGEENSLFPTKDSLHAQKQPGDNFSFPGMTSITSEYRPWN; from the exons ATgctgaaaatattttacagtcaAGTGAAGTTCTCCTCGGACCCCCCTCATCAGCTGATGGCGATGTCGGTGTCTCTCTCCAGTCACCCCGCAGTGAGGGACAGGAGCCTGGCTGTCTACCCGTCTCTGCCCGGCGCGCACAGCATCTTCCATCCACTCAAGTCTCTGGGCCGCATGGTGACCGACGCACAGGCAATCATGCCGTTTAACTTCGCCGGGACTCCGTCTTTTTTCAGCCACAACAGCCACCAGACCGCGGTGTTCCACGAACAGATTCTCAACGTGTCCAGCATGCCGTATTTCCAGCACATGCAGCCGACACAAAGCATGTACCCCAGGCATAACGAGCAGAGCACCGGCTCTCCGTCCGAGTTCAGCAGCCCGTCCAGCGGAAAGTCTTCTTCGGCTTCGTCGTCTCCGGTTAAAGACAGTTTGATCCACCTGCAGGCCGCAGATCCATCGTCAGAGCACACGCGCACCTACAGTTTTACAGAGGAAGACCTCTTCACTGTCCTGTATGGATATTCAAAAAAACAAGGGCAAAATGCTGGACATGCCATTTCTGGACTATCATTTCCCCCTAGTACAG CTGGTCGTCATCTTCTCCCTGTTGATACCGAAGGATTTGAACTTCCAGAAG GTTTATCGATTCTCCAAACTAATTGTGGAAGCCTTTCCCATTATGGAATATTTGCTGATAAAAGCACAATTCCAAAAGGCACCAGGTTTGGACCGTTTCAGGGCAAACTTGTAAACACAAGTGAGATCAAAACCTATGATGACAACACTCTCATGTGGGag ATCTTTGAGAAAGGCCGCTTGAGTCACTTTGTGGATGGAAGAGGCGCTCCAGGGAATTGGATGTCCTTGGTGAAGTGCGCGCGCTTCCCCGAGGAGCAGAACCTGATTGCGGTCCAGTGTGAAGGCCAGATATACTATGAGGCCTGCAAAGAGATCCGAGTCGGCCAGGAACTCCTGGTCTGGTACGGAGACTGCTATGTGCAATTTCTGGGTATTCCTCTCACCCTCAAAGATTTTATTGATGACACCGAACCGCTCCCAGCTGAAG ATTCTGGAGAGGGTTTCAAGTGTGATCGCTGTGGGAAAGTGTTTGCCTACAAGTACTACAGAGACAAACACCTGAAATACACGCGCTGCGTGGATCAGGGCGACAGAAAGTTCCCCTGCCACCTCTGCAACAGGTCTTTCGAGAAAAGAGACCGGCTCCGAATCCACATTCTCCATGTGCATGAAAAACACAGACCACATAAG TGCTCCGTGTGCGGCAAAAGTTTCTCACAGTCCTCCAGTCTGAACAAACACATGCGCGTGCACTCAGGAGAGCGGCCTTACAAATGTGTTTACTGTAACAAG GCGTTCACGGCTTCCAGCATCCTCCGCACGCACATCCGCCAGCACTCCGGCGAGCGGCCGTTCAAGTGCAAACACTGCGGGAAAGCGTTCGCCTCTCACGCGGCCCACGACAGCCACGTCCGACGGACACACTCCAAAGACAAGCCCTTCTCCTGCGATGTGTGTGGAACCACTTTCCAAGATGCAGAAGAGTTGAAATATCACACGAAGACGCATAAAA AACGACCACTTTTGGACAGCACTGTTGTTCTTCCTGGAGAAGAAAACTCGCTCTTCCCCACCAAAGATTCTTTACATGCGCAGAAACAGCCGGGCGACAATTTCTCTTTTCCCGGGATGACAAGCATCACCTCCGAGTACAGACCCTGGAACTAA